The following are encoded in a window of Xyrauchen texanus isolate HMW12.3.18 chromosome 42, RBS_HiC_50CHRs, whole genome shotgun sequence genomic DNA:
- the LOC127635186 gene encoding keratin-associated protein 5-1-like, giving the protein MCVCVSVCVYQCMCVCVSVYVCVYQCVCVSVCVCVCVYLSVCVCVRVCISQCVCVCISVCVYISVCMCVSVCVCAWVYISVCVCVYQCVRVCVYLSVCVYQCVCVCVYVYLSVCVYQCVCVCTCVYISVCVCVCIYLSVCVCVCACVYLSVYQCVYQCISVCVCVCISQCVCVYQCLCVCVCVCISQCVCVCISVCVRVCISQCVCVCVCVCLYISVCVCVYQCVCACVYISVCVCVSVCVCAYLSVCVSIYLSVCVCVCACVYISVCVCVYISVCVCVYVRVCISQCVYEYISQCVCVCVCVHISVCV; this is encoded by the coding sequence atgtgtgtgtgtgtgagtgtgtgtgtgtatcagtgtatgtgtgtgtgtgtatcagtgtatgtgtgtgtgtatcagtgtgtgtgtgtatcagtgtgtgtgtgcgtgtgtgtatatctcagtgtgtgtgtgtgtgtgcgtgtgtgtatatctcagtgtgtgtgtgtgtgtatcagtgtgtgtgtgtatatctcagtgtgtatgtgtgtatcagtgtgtgtgtgtgcgtgggtgtatatctcagtgtgtgtgtgtgtgtatcagtgtgtgcgcgtgtgtgtatatctcagtgtgtgtgtgtatcagtgtgtgtgtgtgtgcgtgtatgtatatctcagtgtgtgtgtgtatcagtgtgtgtgtgtgtgtacgtgtgtgtatatctcagtgtgtgtgtgtgtgtgtatatatctcagtgtgtgcgtgtgtgtgtgtgcgtgtgtatatctcagtgtgtatcagtgtgtgtatcagtgtatcagtgtgtgtgtgtgtgtctgtatatctcagtgtgtgtgtgtgtatcagtgtttgtgtgtgtgtgtgtgtgtctgtatatctcagtgtgtgtgtgtgtgtatcagtgtgtgtgtgcgtgtgtgtatatctcagtgtgtgtgtgtgtgtgtgtgtgtgtgtctgtatatctcagtgtgtgtgtgtgtgtatcagtgtgtgtgtgcgtgtgtgtatatctcagtgtgtgtgtgtgtatcagtgtgcgtgtgtgcatatctcagtgtgtgtgtgagtatatatctcagtgtgtgtgtgtgtgtgtgtgcgtgtgtgtatatctcagtgtgtgtgtgtgtatatatctcagtgtgtgtgtgtgtgtatgtgcgtgtgtgtatatctcagtgtgtgtatgagtatatatctcagtgtgtgtgtgtgtgtgtgtgtgtgcatatctcagtgtgtgtgtga